In Seonamhaeicola sp. S2-3, the genomic window AAAATGTTCTAAATAATGATGCTCATATTTTTTTAACTAGCAAAAACCAAAATGTTTCTGATGCAATTAGAAGTGCTGAATTAACAATCGGAGATATTTGCGATTGTGTTACAGGTTTTTATTCGGGTAATGACAAGGACAGACTAAAAGTTTTAAACAAGTCAATCAGAAACTCAAAAAGGTATGATGAAGTTGATAAAACCAAAATAACTTATGACTGTAGTTCAAGACCTTTAAATGGGATTGAAACTGAAAAAATTTATGTTCCAATTGTTAAAGGCGGAAATGTAAAATACTTCAAAGCAGACAATTGGTTTATGGAATGGTCAAAAGAAATTGTCGATTTCTACAAAAAAGATAAAAAAGCACGTTATCAAAATTCTTCATACTATTTCCGAAAAGGAATAGCAGTACCAATGGTCAGTTCAAGTTCAATAACTGGAGCGATAATAGAAAACCGACTTTTTGACCAATCAATTGTTGGAATTTTCCCTAAAAATGAAGATTTGATTTATTATTTGTTAGCGTTTTTCAATTCACCAACTTGTAATAAACTAATTAGAACAATTAATCCTTCAACAAATAATTCTTCTAACTATATAAAGAAAATTCCATTCTTTAAACCTAAACCGAAGCAAGAGAAAATAATTACAGAAAACATAAACCAGATAATTGAACAAGTTAAACTTTCAGGCGACTATGATTTAGAACTTGAAAATGAAAACAACAAGTTAATAAATGAACTATACGGATTTTAGCCAACGCAAATTCAAGCACATTGCAATCCTCGTTCCTGCGGTTGCAAAGAGCTTTCACACCAACGCTCACGGACGAAAAATAAAAAAAGCCAGCAGGTAACAATGTATATAAAAAATAGGCGAAACAGTAGTAAACTCAAGGCATTTGGCTCGTATCAAACTTTGTGTTTAACCGAAAGTTTGGTGCTTCGAAATCGCCTACTTTTCATATACTAACCGTTGGGCTACATTAAAAAATGAAAAAATATTTAACTTTAATATTATTAACCCTCTTTTTGACTTCTTGCGAATGTTGGGTATTCATAGATGGAAAAGTAATTGACTCTGAAACAAAGAAACCAATAACAAAAGCTTGGATTGAATTTGAGAATATAAAATGTACTGAAATAATTAGCTCTACTGTCGCTACAGAAAAGGTAAACTGTATTTTCAGCACTGATTCAATTGGAGTTTTTTCTATGAAATCTGACAATTACGGAATCTGTCCTAATAAAAAAGTAAAGATTAAAGTCAGAAAATATGGTTACAAAACGAAAGTTATTGAACTGAATGATAACAACTTTATTTCTGATGTGAAAATTGAATTGGAAAAAGAATAAATTTAATAAAAAAAGTTAATTTGAGAAGAGCAAATTATTTAGGTTTATCATATCAATTTTGGACTTTAACCAAAGAGTCTATAAATGAAATGGAAAAACAAGGGAATAAAAAATTAATTATGTCCTTGTATGACCCTAATGAAACAGATGAACAATCTCATCAAAACTACTATCAAAAAACGAAATGGAACGACTTTAATATTGGAGTTCCTATATTGTTTAATTTTTATCACGGACTTGAGCTCTGTATGAAAGGATTACTTCAAGAAATAGGAAAACTTCCAACTAATAAACATCATAAATTAAGTGATTATTTTCAAATAATTTCAGAAAATAATTCTGTTTTTATTCCTGAAATAATTGTCTCAATAGGAAAAGTACTGAATTCGGAAAATCCTTTTTATGATTTTTTTAAAAGTAATAATAGTAATGTCGATAATTATTATCAACTTTTAAGATATCCTGAATCAGTAAAAGGGAACAATTTTTTACACGGAGAAATCAGAGGAAGAGAACAAATTGGTTTGAATAATTTCAACTCAATTAAAAATAGCTGTATTGAAATTGAAAAAGCAATTATAAAATGGTTTGAAAAAAAAACGTAGCCCAACACCAGTAACCGTTGCACAAGCCCATAATGTATCCTAAAATTATAATTAGAAACCGTCTTTTAAAGGCGGTTTCTGTTTTTATAGACTTAAAAATTCTGGTGTTTTAAAAGGCTTTAAAAGCATGTTTATAAGGTTGTAAAAGGTATTTTTGAGACTAAAATAAAGCGTCTGTGCCCCTGCTCCGCTTTTAGTACGTTTTTCTATGAATTTCATATATTTTTTAAGGTTGTAGGCTATGGCAGAAAGTTGCATGCATTTATTGGCCTGCTCAATTCCAATGGTATTCACTTTTCTTAGGCCCATAAATTGTGTGAGCGTACCAAATACAGGTTCTACGGTGCTCTGCCTTTTTCCTTTCATATAACGCCCTTGGTTGCTTTCTACCCGGGCTATGTTACGCTCATATTCCGAGCGGTAATAGGTAACGGTAAACTTCTTTTCCTGTGCCGTTTTCCCTAGGCATGCAGTGCGTACTGGACAGTCCAAACACAACGGTTTTGAGCCGCGGTATTCCTTCTTCTTGGTGTTGTTCTTTTTTTCTATAAACACTTTTTTAAAGGGGATGATTTGGCCTTGAGGACATGTATAATAATCTTCCTTTTCGTGATAGGTAAATCCATCCGGACCGCCCTTATAAGTGCCGTGGGCGGGTATAAAACTTTTTAGGCCTATTGCCTCTAGAAAGGCATAATTCTCGCCGCTGCTATAGCCCGTGTCGGCCACACAATTTTCCCAAACCAGTGCCGCTTTCCAAAGCCGTTGTTTTACCCGCTTAACGATATCTGGTAAATGCTGACTGTCTTTGCCATCGGCATGGTACGCTCTTATATCACTTATCACATGGTTTGCCGTATCTACTGTAAGTTGACTAAGGTAATTGAGTTTTCTTGCCTTTCCCGGTTTTACACTGATGCGCGCATCCGGATCGGTGGGACTGTAATGGGTCTTGTTACTGGTATAGCGACTGCCTTTAGCACCAGCTCCTGGACGTGCATCTTGATCCTTTGCCCATTTGGCATTACGCCTTTTTATGGCCTGTAATTCTTTCGTAGAAGCCGATAAGGTTTGTTGGTCTTTATCGGCCTTGTTTGCTTTAGATTGCCTTAAGGGCTTCTGTTTATCTCGATGGCTGATGTTACGAATTTCCCGAAGATGCCCTTCTAAATCCTCTTCTGGCACTTTCAGTTCTAAAGTATCCATAGAAGCATTGGCCTTTACAGGGGCGGAATCTATGGTCTGGGTATGGCCGGCAACCATACCTGCCGAGACACATAGCCCAAATATTTTTGTGAAAACAGATTCAAATACCGCTTCTGGAAATAGTTGGCGTGTACGGCTTATAGTAGAATGCCACGGTAATTCTTCGTCGATATCATAGCCTAAAAAATACAAGATATCCAAGCGCATGCTACAATGTGATATAAGCTTACGGTCGCTTGTTATATTTTCTAAATAACCAACCAAACATAGCTTAAAGAATACAACAGGGTCGATGCTTTTTTGTCCGCTTGATCCATAGAATTTCTGAGTCCTTTTGTAAAGGAAATTAAGGTCGATAGCTCCACGAAGACGTCGGTAGAAATTCTCTTCTGGTACGCGGTCGCTTAGCCTAAATTGATTGAATAGCTTTTCTTGAAATATTTTTGTGCCTTGCATTATTAAATATACGAAATTTCTGTATATTTAGCAAGTCTTGTGCAACAGGCACACCATATATAATTTATTGCTAGCTTATTGCTTACTTACGAAAATCCTTGCGGATTTTCTTTGCCAGTAATTATTTATTAAATTAGTGCTTAAACCACGCAACAAACCATATATAAACACGTTGTATGCCATTTTGACCCGTCCTGAATAAAGGCTACATAATTTTAAACATTATGTACAAAAATGACAAAGTAATCAGACGGTATTCAGAACCCTTTAAACTAAAAATTCTAGATGAACTTAGTAAAGGTAAACACACAAAGAGCGAACTTTGTAAACTCTACTCTATTGCTCCTACAACAGTCAATGAGTGGATTAAAAAGTATAATCGTAAAGATTTAATGAACACCAGAGTAAAAGTGGAAACCAAAGACGAAATATCACGAATTAAAGCACTCCAAAAAGAAATAGAACAGCTTAAAAAACTGTTGCTTAAAAAAGATCTCGATGCCTTGGTATTAGATTCTTACCTAGAAGTAGCAGCTGAGGATCTAGGCTATAAATCTGTGGCTGAACTAAAAAAAAAGTTAAGCATAAAGCCTTAATCATAGCTAAAGAAAAATCTAAGGGATTTGCCTCTTTAACAACTATAAGCCATTGTTTTGGTCTTAAACGTGATGCGTATTATAAATACAAATCTAGAGCTGATAAGCGTTTAAAACTAGAACAACAGATTATTAACATAGTCAGTAAAAAACGTAAATCCCTTCCTAGAGAAGGTGTACGGAAACTCATAAAATCTTTAGATGATGAGTTTACTAAAGCCAATCTTAAAGTCGGGAGAGACACCTTATTTAACGTCCTTAGAAAACACAATATGCTTACTCTTAGAAAGAAAACTAGTGCCAGAACAACCAATTCTTATCATCGCTTTTATAAATATAACAACCTGATAAAGAACATAGATGTTACCAGACCAAACCAAGTTTGGGTTAGTGACATAACTTATATTAGAACCATAAAAGGTTTTTGCTACTTGGCTTTAATAACAGATATGTACTCTCGCAAAATTGTTGGATATGATCTTAGTGATAGTCTGGAATTAAAAGGTTGTGTAAGAGCGTTAAATAAAGCTATTTATCAAGCTAAAGACATTAAACAACTTATTCATCATTCAGATAGAGGAATACAGTATTGTAGCAATGTTTACACGCAAATACTTAAGAGAAAAAAGATAGATATTAGTATGACAGAAGAAAATCATTGTTATGAAAATGCCATGGCAGAACGTGTAAACGGTATCTTAAAAGATGAATTTTATCTAGACCAAACCTTTGATAATGTGGCTCATGCTAAGAGAGCTGCAAAAAATGCAATTAATTTATACAACGAAGTAAGATTACACTTATCTTTAGACTGCAAAACACCGAATATGGTATATCAATTATCAGCGTAAATTCTATTTTAACCTGTAGCCATATTTCAGGACAAGACATTTACAAACAAAAACCTGAATACAAAAAATGAAAAATAAAACATACAAGAAAATATCTAATTGGTACCGAAAATTCCAAATTAGTAAATCACCTCAAATGAATTTAGTTTGGGGATTCTTTTTATATACGCTCATTGGATTTATTTTACTGTCTATTCCTTTTTTTCACAAAACCGACATATCCGTTTTAGATAATTTGTTTATTTCGACTTCTGCAATTTCAACTACTGGACTTGTAACTATAAGCGTTTTCGATTCCTATAATTTTTTCGGTCAGTTTGTTATTATGGCATTAATACAAATTGGCGGAATTGGATATATGACGCTAACGACATACTATTTAATATTTACCACAAAAAAAATAACTCATTGGCATAGTAAGTTAATAGGTACGGAATTTACTTTACCCAATACAATTCAGATAAAAGATTTCATCAAAAGCGTTATTGTTTTTACCCTAATAATGGAAACTATTGGAGCTATACTTTTCTACTTTGCCTTTACCAATTCAGGAATGGGAAGTTTAAAAGCAATTTGGTTTTCAATTTTTCATAGTATTTCATCGTTTTGCACAGCTGGATTTGGATTGTTTAATGATGGTTTCGAAAGCTATCAAGACAATACTTTTATTAATACAATTATTTCTGTATTAGCAATTTCTGGTTCTTTGGGTTTTATTGTAATTACAGATTTGTGGTATCGAATTATGGGTAAATCAAAAGAAATTTCGTTTACAACTAAAATCATTGTTTATGGTTTTTTGTTTTTGCTTTTTTTAGGTACGTTACTCATTTACACAACAGAGTCATCATCTATTCTTGGCTCAAATAGTTCACTAATCACATCTTTCTTTCAAGCAATGTCAGCTATGACAACAGTTGGATTTAACACGATACCTATCGGTGAATTATCTTTGCCAATATTGTTACTTGTAACCTTTCTTATGTATATCGGAGCTTCGCCTTCGGGAACAGCAGGAGGAATGAAAATAACGACATTGACGGCAATGCTATCGATATTGAAAAGCCGATTGTTTGGTCAGAAAAAAATCACATTTTTAAACCGACTCATTCCATTTGAGAGAATATATGTTGCGACATCTACTTTTATGCTTTATACGAGTTTAATTTTCTTGTTTTCATTTTTACTTTCTTACTTTGAAAACTTTTCTTTTGAAAGCATATTATTTGAAGTAGCATCCGCTTTAGGAACTGTTGGATTAAGCACAGGAATTACAGGAGATTTATCTAATATTGGGAAAACATTGATAATTATTTTAATGTTTATTGGTCGAGTTGGAGTTTTAACTTTTGGATTTGCTTTGTTGCAACAAAAAGATAACGATTCTAAAAAAATCAGAGCTGATGATTTGGCTGTATGAAAAAATTAATATTAAGAAAAATAGAAAAAAACGCCACACAACAATGGTAACCGTTGCACAAGCCCATAATGTATCCAAAATTATAATTAGAAACCGTCTTTTAAAGGCGGTTTCTGTTTTTATACACTTAAAAATTCTGGTGTTTTAAGAGGTCTTAAAAGCGTGTTTATAAGGTTGCAAAAGGTATTTTTGAGACTAAAATAAAGCGTCTGTGCCCCTGTAGGCTTCCCTTAATTAGAACTGTTTAATGGGAGAAGGTCAATTAAGCAGCTACTTTTTCTATTTATTTAAAAAGATAAAACTTAAAAAAATTGCATTTTTTAAATGAAATGCCCCTTGGTTTTTAAAACAGCCACCAAAAAACACCTGAAATTGTTTTAAATAGAAACAAAAACAACACCAAAAGATTACATTTTTTAACTTTAACAAAGACAGTCACCTAAACATTAAAATCAATTTAATTTTATTGATTACAATTTCGTATTCAATTTCATCGATTTTTATAAAAACACTTGACAGTCATATTCCAAAATATATATCTTAAAAAAACATTGATATAAAAACTATTTACTAACCCTTAAAACCTTTGGAATATATGATGACACTTACCAAAATTGTAGTTGATGTAATTTTAATTATTATATCATTCTTTTAAATCTAAAAAAGTAAAACTTAGTTCTAGAATAAGTTTTACTATTTTTAATCTCTGAAAGAAGATTTAAAAAATGCAAAAGCAAGTATTTAAAGTTTTAGCTAAAATTAATAAAGCGGTTTTACCTAGCTACACTAAAAAAGGTTTAGATTTAGCAAATGCCAGTAAGATACAGTTAGCCATAATTGGTTGGAGATGGTACGTTACCAAAAATGCTTTAGATTGAGTTTTTAATCACTATTTTAAAACAAAAAAGCAAGCTATTGCTAACTTGCTTTCTTGGTGACTAGAAAATCACTAACCAACCTAAAATCAAAAAAAGAAAATCAATCTTTTACCTTAAACACTTTTTCTAAAATGGTTTCCATTAAGCACCATTTTGTTATTGAAGACTGCAATAAATTTGCGCCCACAAATGCTGTAAACCATAACCAATTTATATTAACCTTAACTGCTAACACTAAACTAATTAACACAAAAGTACCAGCTATAGCTCTAATTAATCTATTTTTCATAATGTTATTTTTTTAAATATATCTTTCTATTGGAACAACAACAGCCCTAAGCGGATTGTTGGTATTTAAACTTTCATTAAAAGTTTCTATGAGTTTAAATAATTCATCTATTTTTTCTTCTTTAGCAAATGAAAAGAACATTTCAGAATCTGCTCCACTACTATTACTAGCAAACCAATTTGATGCTATTTTTCCTGAAACAGCGGTTTTAAATCCTTCAATATCAGAATTACTAAAGTTTTTAATTTCAGCTTGTTTAAATAGCTTTATTACATCTTTTTTGTAAGCATCAACTACTGTTACAATTACTAGTTTCATTATTTATAATTTTTACGTTCAATTAAGTAATATACAAGCGGCACAACCAATAGAGTTAATATAGTTGCCGTTATAGTTCCTCCCATTAAGGATATAGCTAAACCTTGAAAAATAGGATCAAATAATATTACAAATGCACCAATAACTACCGTTCCTGCTGTTAATAATATTGGTGTGGTTCTTACAGCTCCAGCTTCTATAACAGCTTGTTTTATAGGTATTCCGTCTTTAAGCCTTAGGTTTACAAAATCTATGAGCAATACCGAGTTCCTAACCATAATTCCTGCTAAAGCAATCATTCCTATAAACGATGTAGCTGTAAAAAAGGCTCCTAGCATCCAGTGACCTAGTATAATTCCAACCATAGAAAGTGGTATGGCCACCATCATTACAATAGGAGCTTTAAAGTTTTGAAACCACCCTACAATAAGCATATATATTATTACAATTACCCCTAAAAAGGCTACACCTAAATCTCTAAATACCTCTAGTGTAATTTGCCATTCACCATCCCATTTAACGGTATAATCATCTTCAAAATCGGGTTGTTTTATATATAACTCATCCATTTTATAACCTTCGGGCAAGTTTATTTCTTTTAATTTATCAGACATTCCTAGAATAGCATAAGCAGGACTTTCTAGCTTACCAGCCATATCTGCCATAACATAAACCACGCGTTTTTGATTTTTACGGTAAATACTTTTGGCTCTGGTGCGTTCTATTATATTAGTTAAATCGCCTACACTTACCATATTTCCGTTACTTGATTTTACTTGTAGTTGAGAAATATCACTAAGTGTAGATTTCTCTTTTTCATCTAAAGCCAACACTATACCTACTTGTTCTGAGGCATCTTCGTCATACAAAGTTGAAATAGCATTTTCTGCCATAGCTAAATTCATTGTATAAACAATTTGCTGTGGCGCAACACCATACAACATGGCTTTTTCCTTATCAACTACAAACTCATATTCGGTTTGATTGTCTTCAACCATCCAATCTATATCAACAACATCCTGTGTGTTTTTTAATATATTTTGAACTTCATTTGCAACCTCAATTTGCTTATCATAATCGGGTCCGTAAACCTCAGCAACAATAGTAGACATTACCGGTGGCCCTGGTGGTACTTCAACAATTTTTACATTAGCATTAAATTTTGAAGCTATTTTTTGAATATCTGGTCTCAACAATTTTGCAATGTCATGACTTTGTTCAGACCTATCATGTTTATCGGTTAAATTCACTTGAATATCTGCCATATTACTACCACCTCTCAAATCATAATGACGTACCAAACCATTAAATGTAATAGGGGCTGAAGTCCCTACGTAACTTTGATAATTAACAACTTCTGGACGCGTAGACAGATATTGGGCTATTTCTTTAGTAACAACCGCTGTACGTTCTAGTGTGGTTCCTTCTGGCATATCAATAACCACCTGAAATTCATTTTTATTATCAAAAGGTAGCATTTTTACCGCAACCGATTTGGTAAAAAACATAGATAATGACCCTAA contains:
- a CDS encoding Eco57I restriction-modification methylase domain-containing protein, with the translated sequence MISEQRIFQAYYTKSEPIVTYMVDLLNLNGTETIFEPCAGDGVFLDPILSKYESVKVDAFELNLSAYNKLKNKYSDLENVSIKQTDTLTDLDLEFLCSMGGKYDAVIANPPYGAWRNTEDRASLKRRFNGFYAKESYSLFLYRSIESLNEGGKLVFIIPDTYLNLNMHKDIRKYILTNTKIKEISLFPSSYFPGVNFGYANLSIIALEKCSDISSNLNNSFNIYKDFKSVVELGKNELQHLTKLKFLQENVLNNDAHIFLTSKNQNVSDAIRSAELTIGDICDCVTGFYSGNDKDRLKVLNKSIRNSKRYDEVDKTKITYDCSSRPLNGIETEKIYVPIVKGGNVKYFKADNWFMEWSKEIVDFYKKDKKARYQNSSYYFRKGIAVPMVSSSSITGAIIENRLFDQSIVGIFPKNEDLIYYLLAFFNSPTCNKLIRTINPSTNNSSNYIKKIPFFKPKPKQEKIITENINQIIEQVKLSGDYDLELENENNKLINELYGF
- a CDS encoding DUF2892 domain-containing protein yields the protein MKNRLIRAIAGTFVLISLVLAVKVNINWLWFTAFVGANLLQSSITKWCLMETILEKVFKVKD
- a CDS encoding TrkH family potassium uptake protein; the protein is MKNKTYKKISNWYRKFQISKSPQMNLVWGFFLYTLIGFILLSIPFFHKTDISVLDNLFISTSAISTTGLVTISVFDSYNFFGQFVIMALIQIGGIGYMTLTTYYLIFTTKKITHWHSKLIGTEFTLPNTIQIKDFIKSVIVFTLIMETIGAILFYFAFTNSGMGSLKAIWFSIFHSISSFCTAGFGLFNDGFESYQDNTFINTIISVLAISGSLGFIVITDLWYRIMGKSKEISFTTKIIVYGFLFLLFLGTLLIYTTESSSILGSNSSLITSFFQAMSAMTTVGFNTIPIGELSLPILLLVTFLMYIGASPSGTAGGMKITTLTAMLSILKSRLFGQKKITFLNRLIPFERIYVATSTFMLYTSLIFLFSFLLSYFENFSFESILFEVASALGTVGLSTGITGDLSNIGKTLIIILMFIGRVGVLTFGFALLQQKDNDSKKIRADDLAV
- a CDS encoding SsrA-binding protein, yielding MQKQVFKVLAKINKAVLPSYTKKGLDLANASKIQLAIIGWRWYVTKNALD
- a CDS encoding IS3 family transposase, with product MSHCFGLKRDAYYKYKSRADKRLKLEQQIINIVSKKRKSLPREGVRKLIKSLDDEFTKANLKVGRDTLFNVLRKHNMLTLRKKTSARTTNSYHRFYKYNNLIKNIDVTRPNQVWVSDITYIRTIKGFCYLALITDMYSRKIVGYDLSDSLELKGCVRALNKAIYQAKDIKQLIHHSDRGIQYCSNVYTQILKRKKIDISMTEENHCYENAMAERVNGILKDEFYLDQTFDNVAHAKRAAKNAINLYNEVRLHLSLDCKTPNMVYQLSA
- a CDS encoding IS1182 family transposase is translated as MQGTKIFQEKLFNQFRLSDRVPEENFYRRLRGAIDLNFLYKRTQKFYGSSGQKSIDPVVFFKLCLVGYLENITSDRKLISHCSMRLDILYFLGYDIDEELPWHSTISRTRQLFPEAVFESVFTKIFGLCVSAGMVAGHTQTIDSAPVKANASMDTLELKVPEEDLEGHLREIRNISHRDKQKPLRQSKANKADKDQQTLSASTKELQAIKRRNAKWAKDQDARPGAGAKGSRYTSNKTHYSPTDPDARISVKPGKARKLNYLSQLTVDTANHVISDIRAYHADGKDSQHLPDIVKRVKQRLWKAALVWENCVADTGYSSGENYAFLEAIGLKSFIPAHGTYKGGPDGFTYHEKEDYYTCPQGQIIPFKKVFIEKKNNTKKKEYRGSKPLCLDCPVRTACLGKTAQEKKFTVTYYRSEYERNIARVESNQGRYMKGKRQSTVEPVFGTLTQFMGLRKVNTIGIEQANKCMQLSAIAYNLKKYMKFIEKRTKSGAGAQTLYFSLKNTFYNLINMLLKPFKTPEFLSL
- a CDS encoding transposase — protein: MYKNDKVIRRYSEPFKLKILDELSKGKHTKSELCKLYSIAPTTVNEWIKKYNRKDLMNTRVKVETKDEISRIKALQKEIEQLKKLLLKKDLDALVLDSYLEVAAEDLGYKSVAELKKKLSIKP